One genomic window of Arthrobacter sp. KBS0703 includes the following:
- a CDS encoding VOC family protein, translating into MATQIYTNLPVKDLGRSVEFFTALGFSFNPDFTDENATCMIINDDAYVMLLVEGFFKTFTSKSIADATSSTEAIMAFSVGSREGVDDMYRKAIAAGGTESQPVQDYGFMYSHSFQDPDGHLWEVMWMDPAGPPADAPAPPAG; encoded by the coding sequence ATGGCAACCCAAATCTACACGAATCTGCCTGTCAAGGACCTCGGCAGGTCGGTCGAATTCTTCACGGCCCTCGGGTTCTCCTTCAACCCGGATTTCACCGATGAGAATGCCACCTGCATGATCATCAACGACGACGCCTACGTCATGCTCCTTGTCGAGGGATTCTTCAAGACCTTCACGTCCAAGAGCATCGCGGACGCCACCAGCAGCACCGAAGCGATCATGGCGTTCTCGGTGGGCAGCCGTGAGGGTGTCGATGACATGTACCGGAAGGCGATCGCCGCGGGAGGGACGGAGTCCCAGCCGGTCCAGGATTACGGCTTCATGTACAGCCACAGTTTCCAGGACCCGGACGGCCACCTGTGGGAAGTGATGTGGATGGATCCGGCGGGACCTCCGGCCGACGCCCCGGCGCCGCCAGCAGGATAA
- a CDS encoding bifunctional [glutamine synthetase] adenylyltransferase/[glutamine synthetase]-adenylyl-L-tyrosine phosphorylase — protein sequence MSLARRLISAGFSDLEKGERFLAARELEGIDQDVLFAGLQLAANPDVALQSLVRLIEKHPDLRKLAAADTDTSEPLYRVLGASEALGEFLIRHPEHLDAFEVTASPEPLQAAPDQLRAQLLRAVRADPKASRPVAGISGPEAYEALRTAYRRGVVDLAVKDLCAADPLDFMPAVGAELADLAGAAVEAALAVSRAEAATQFDPAEVADVALAVIGMGKCGARELNYISDVDVIYVVEAGQLDDDARANTIGTALASGISRAISSPAREPGLWEVDANLRPEGKSGPLVRTLASHQSYYARWAESWEFQALLKARTIAGDAGLGKRYEDAVSPLVWTSASREGFVESVQAMRRRVTEHIPVAEEQRQIKLGRGGLRDIEFTVQLLQLVHGKSDETLRHRDTTSAIAALSTGGYIGRADAAEFDHAYRYLRLLEHRIQLFQLRRTHLMPVKEDLLRALAKAVLGPFSLDRPHPDALLATWQKTKRSVRELHDRIFYRPLLNTAAKLSSEDARLTPEAAQGRLAALGYRDPQGAMRHIEALTAGVSRRAALQRQLLPILLGWLAEGVDPDAGLLAFRRVSETLGTTHWYLGMLRDSAAAAERLCHMLSNSRLIADLLEVSPESVAWLGTDKELAPLSFEAQWQEIASKMSRHADPESAMRLIRLIRRREILRIAIADSAGLLAQDQVGEALAETDRAAILGALRAAENIVAASGPLKTSVLVVAMGRQGGREIGYGSDADVLYVHRALPGASDDEAQQQAAKIVGHLSSLLTQPLKPAIMAERVLAVDADLRPEGKSGAMVRSLESYAEYYRRWSLGWEAQALLRARPIAGDDQLAADFVTLIDPIRYPESLSDSDVREIRRIKARVESERLPRGADPARHLKLGRGGLSDVEWLVQLLQLQYAGKHPELRTTSTLKALDAAASLGLIDAADAGLLADAWRLASRIRSANVIWTGRASDLLPSSRRDLEAVARWCGYEEGMAAAFEEDYLRVSRRARGVFEKVFYGQ from the coding sequence GTGAGCCTCGCCCGCCGTCTCATATCGGCCGGCTTCAGCGACCTGGAGAAGGGCGAACGGTTCCTCGCTGCCCGCGAGCTCGAGGGGATTGACCAGGACGTGCTGTTCGCCGGGCTCCAGCTCGCCGCGAACCCGGATGTGGCCCTTCAGTCCCTGGTGCGGCTCATCGAGAAGCACCCGGACCTGAGGAAGCTGGCAGCGGCGGACACCGACACGAGCGAGCCGCTCTACCGTGTCCTCGGTGCCAGCGAGGCGCTGGGCGAATTCCTCATCCGCCATCCGGAGCATCTGGACGCCTTCGAGGTGACCGCCAGCCCGGAGCCGCTCCAGGCGGCACCGGACCAGCTGCGGGCCCAGCTGCTCAGGGCAGTGCGCGCAGACCCGAAGGCCTCCCGGCCGGTGGCGGGGATCTCCGGGCCAGAAGCCTACGAGGCGCTGCGGACGGCGTACCGCCGGGGCGTGGTGGACCTGGCCGTCAAGGACCTCTGCGCCGCCGATCCGCTCGACTTCATGCCCGCCGTAGGAGCCGAGCTCGCCGATCTGGCCGGGGCGGCCGTCGAAGCCGCCCTCGCCGTGTCCCGGGCTGAAGCGGCCACGCAGTTCGACCCCGCCGAGGTCGCCGACGTCGCACTGGCCGTGATCGGCATGGGCAAATGCGGTGCCCGCGAACTGAACTACATCTCCGACGTCGATGTCATCTATGTGGTGGAAGCCGGGCAGCTGGATGACGACGCCCGGGCAAACACCATCGGCACGGCGTTGGCTTCGGGCATCTCCCGCGCTATTTCGTCGCCGGCGCGGGAGCCGGGCCTGTGGGAAGTGGACGCCAACCTCCGGCCCGAGGGAAAATCCGGGCCCCTGGTCCGGACCTTGGCTTCGCACCAGAGCTACTACGCGCGCTGGGCCGAGAGCTGGGAATTCCAAGCGTTGCTGAAGGCACGGACCATCGCCGGCGACGCCGGCCTGGGCAAGCGGTATGAGGATGCGGTTTCGCCGCTGGTCTGGACGTCGGCGAGCCGGGAGGGGTTCGTCGAATCCGTGCAGGCCATGCGCCGCCGCGTCACCGAACACATTCCCGTGGCGGAGGAGCAGCGCCAGATCAAGCTCGGCAGGGGAGGGCTCCGGGACATCGAATTCACGGTGCAGCTGCTCCAGCTGGTCCACGGGAAATCCGACGAAACACTCCGGCACCGCGACACCACCTCGGCGATAGCCGCCCTGTCCACGGGCGGCTACATCGGCCGCGCAGACGCAGCCGAGTTCGATCACGCCTACCGGTACCTTCGTCTGCTCGAGCACCGCATCCAGCTGTTTCAGCTGCGCCGGACCCATCTGATGCCGGTCAAGGAGGACCTGCTCCGTGCCCTGGCCAAGGCCGTGCTGGGGCCGTTCTCCCTTGACCGGCCCCACCCGGACGCGCTCTTGGCCACGTGGCAGAAAACGAAACGCTCGGTCCGGGAACTCCACGACCGGATTTTCTACCGCCCGCTCCTGAACACCGCCGCCAAGCTCAGCAGCGAGGATGCCCGCCTGACGCCGGAGGCCGCGCAGGGCCGGCTCGCGGCGCTGGGCTACCGCGATCCGCAGGGTGCCATGCGGCACATCGAGGCGCTTACTGCGGGCGTCAGCAGGCGCGCCGCCCTGCAGCGGCAGCTGCTGCCGATCCTGCTGGGCTGGCTCGCCGAAGGCGTGGATCCCGACGCCGGCCTGCTCGCCTTCCGCCGGGTCAGTGAAACGCTGGGCACCACGCACTGGTATCTCGGCATGCTGCGGGATTCCGCGGCAGCGGCGGAGCGGCTCTGCCACATGCTGTCCAATTCACGGCTCATTGCCGACCTTCTTGAGGTGTCGCCGGAATCCGTGGCGTGGCTGGGAACGGACAAGGAACTGGCGCCGCTCAGCTTCGAGGCCCAATGGCAGGAAATCGCCTCAAAGATGTCCCGGCACGCGGATCCGGAAAGCGCCATGAGGCTCATCCGGCTGATCCGCCGTCGGGAAATCCTGCGCATCGCCATAGCCGACAGCGCGGGACTGCTCGCCCAGGACCAGGTGGGGGAGGCCCTCGCCGAGACCGACAGGGCTGCCATCCTCGGTGCCCTGCGTGCCGCCGAGAACATCGTCGCCGCGTCCGGCCCGCTGAAGACGTCGGTGCTTGTGGTGGCCATGGGCCGGCAGGGCGGCCGCGAAATCGGCTACGGTTCCGATGCCGATGTCCTGTACGTCCACCGGGCGCTGCCGGGCGCCTCGGACGATGAAGCCCAGCAGCAGGCCGCGAAGATCGTGGGGCACCTGTCGAGCCTGCTGACGCAGCCCCTCAAACCGGCGATCATGGCCGAACGGGTCCTAGCGGTCGACGCCGACCTGCGTCCCGAGGGCAAGAGCGGCGCCATGGTGAGGTCGCTGGAGTCTTACGCGGAGTATTACCGGCGATGGTCACTGGGCTGGGAAGCGCAGGCGCTCCTGCGTGCCCGGCCGATCGCCGGCGACGACCAGCTCGCCGCGGATTTCGTCACGCTCATCGACCCGATCCGGTACCCGGAATCGCTCTCCGACTCTGACGTCCGCGAAATCCGTCGGATCAAGGCGAGGGTGGAATCCGAGCGGCTGCCGCGCGGCGCGGATCCCGCCCGGCACCTCAAGCTCGGCCGCGGCGGACTCAGTGACGTCGAATGGCTGGTCCAGCTCCTGCAGCTCCAGTACGCCGGAAAGCATCCCGAGCTGCGCACGACGTCAACGTTGAAGGCGCTCGACGCCGCGGCTTCGCTGGGGCTGATCGACGCAGCCGACGCCGGGCTGCTCGCGGACGCCTGGCGGCTGGCCAGCCGGATCCGCTCCGCGAACGTGATCTGGACGGGCCGGGCGTCGGACCTCCTGCCGTCCTCACGGCGCGACCTCGAGGCGGTGGCCCGGTGGTGCGGCTACGAGGAGGGGATGGCAGCGGCCTTCGAGGAGGACTACCTGCGGGTCAGCCGGCGTGCACGGGGCGTCTTTGAGAAGGTCTTCTACGGCCAGTAG
- the glnA gene encoding type I glutamate--ammonia ligase, producing MDRQQEFVLRTIEERDVRFVRLWFTDVVGSLKSVALAPAEVEGAFEEGLGFDGSAIEGLARVFESDMLAQPDPSTFQILPWRGETEQTSRMFCDILTPDGEPSAADPRNVLKRTLAKAADMGFTCYTHPEIEFYLLKSQEPGPDGSPIPVDEGGYFDHVPGGVAQDFRRTAVTMLESVGISVEFSHHEAGPGQNEIDLRYADALQTADNIMTFRTVIKEVALQQGTYATFMPKPFTAHPGSGMHTHFSLFEGDTNAFYEAGAEFQLSETARQFIAGILKHAPEFTAVTNQFVNSYKRLWGGGEAPSYLSWGHNNRSALVRVPLYKPGKGQSARIEYRGIDSAANPYLAYAVLLGAGLKGIEEGYQLPAAAEDDIWSLSSAERRAMGHDPLPASLHDAIRAMEDSELMPQILGEQVFEHFLRNKRAEWQDYRLQVTPYELQRNLAIL from the coding sequence ATGGACCGCCAGCAAGAGTTTGTCCTGCGCACGATCGAAGAGCGTGACGTACGGTTCGTGCGTCTGTGGTTCACCGACGTCGTGGGTTCACTCAAGTCCGTGGCCCTGGCGCCGGCAGAAGTAGAGGGTGCCTTTGAAGAGGGCCTGGGCTTCGACGGTTCCGCCATCGAAGGCTTGGCGCGCGTCTTCGAATCGGACATGCTGGCCCAGCCGGATCCCTCGACGTTCCAGATCCTGCCGTGGCGCGGCGAGACGGAGCAGACGTCGCGGATGTTCTGCGACATCCTGACGCCCGACGGCGAGCCGTCGGCCGCCGATCCCCGCAACGTCCTCAAGCGCACGCTGGCCAAGGCCGCGGACATGGGCTTCACGTGCTACACGCACCCGGAAATCGAGTTCTACCTCCTCAAGTCCCAGGAACCCGGTCCCGACGGGTCACCCATCCCGGTTGATGAGGGCGGCTACTTCGACCACGTCCCCGGCGGCGTGGCACAGGACTTCCGCCGCACCGCGGTGACCATGCTCGAGTCCGTGGGCATCTCCGTGGAGTTCAGCCATCACGAGGCCGGACCGGGGCAGAACGAGATCGACCTTCGCTACGCCGACGCCCTCCAGACGGCGGACAACATCATGACGTTCCGGACCGTCATTAAGGAAGTCGCACTTCAGCAGGGCACGTACGCCACCTTCATGCCCAAGCCGTTCACGGCGCACCCGGGGTCAGGCATGCACACGCACTTCTCGCTCTTCGAGGGCGACACCAACGCGTTCTACGAGGCCGGGGCCGAGTTCCAGCTTTCGGAAACCGCCCGTCAGTTCATCGCCGGAATCCTCAAGCACGCCCCGGAATTCACCGCCGTCACCAACCAGTTCGTGAACTCCTACAAGCGCCTGTGGGGCGGGGGAGAGGCGCCCAGCTACCTGAGCTGGGGCCACAACAACCGCTCGGCCCTGGTCCGTGTTCCGCTGTACAAGCCGGGCAAGGGACAATCCGCCCGCATCGAGTACCGAGGCATCGACTCCGCGGCCAACCCCTACCTCGCCTACGCGGTGCTCCTGGGCGCCGGACTGAAGGGGATCGAGGAAGGTTACCAGCTGCCGGCCGCGGCGGAGGACGACATCTGGTCGCTGAGCTCGGCGGAGCGCCGTGCCATGGGCCACGATCCCCTCCCGGCAAGCCTGCACGACGCCATCCGCGCCATGGAGGACTCCGAACTCATGCCGCAGATCCTGGGCGAGCAGGTCTTTGAACACTTCCTGCGCAACAAGCGCGCCGAGTGGCAGGACTACCGCCTCCAGGTGACGCCCTATGAACTGCAGCGCAACCTCGCCATCCTTTAG
- the panB gene encoding 3-methyl-2-oxobutanoate hydroxymethyltransferase — MASSSSSDSSMSAEVSAPYGNGPAAAAAPSSETPKKPAARIRTHHLQEAKTKGERFAMLTAYEQYTAEIFDQAGIEVLLVGDSASNNVFGNETSLPVTVDELLPLCRAVSRSAKRALVVADLPFGSYEVSPQQGVATGVRFLKEGLAHAVKIEGGKFYAETVRAMVQAGIPVMAHIGFTPQSEHSLGGYRVQGRGDDAARLIEDAVALADAGAFCVLMEMVPAETAAAVDAAVPVPTIGIGAGNVTTGQVLVWQDMAGLRGGKMAKFVKQYADLRTVLSDAAKAYGDDVRSGQFPGPEHSF, encoded by the coding sequence ATGGCCTCAAGCAGCAGTTCCGACTCAAGCATGTCCGCCGAAGTATCCGCACCGTACGGAAACGGACCCGCGGCGGCCGCGGCGCCGTCGTCGGAAACTCCCAAGAAGCCGGCAGCCCGAATCCGCACACACCACCTGCAGGAGGCCAAAACCAAGGGTGAGCGCTTCGCGATGCTGACCGCCTACGAGCAGTACACGGCGGAGATTTTCGACCAGGCGGGCATCGAAGTGCTGCTGGTGGGCGATTCGGCGTCGAACAATGTGTTCGGCAACGAAACCAGCCTGCCCGTCACGGTCGACGAACTGCTGCCGCTTTGCCGCGCCGTGTCTCGTTCGGCCAAGCGCGCGCTGGTGGTGGCGGACCTTCCGTTCGGCAGCTACGAGGTATCGCCGCAGCAGGGTGTTGCCACGGGCGTCCGTTTCCTCAAGGAGGGCCTGGCGCACGCGGTCAAGATCGAGGGCGGCAAGTTCTACGCCGAAACGGTGCGCGCCATGGTGCAGGCGGGCATTCCCGTCATGGCGCACATCGGCTTCACGCCGCAGAGCGAGCACTCCCTCGGCGGCTACCGTGTGCAGGGCCGCGGCGATGACGCGGCGCGGCTGATCGAGGATGCCGTTGCCCTCGCCGACGCCGGCGCATTCTGCGTCCTCATGGAAATGGTTCCCGCCGAGACAGCCGCTGCCGTGGACGCAGCAGTTCCGGTGCCCACGATCGGGATCGGGGCCGGGAACGTGACCACTGGCCAAGTCCTGGTCTGGCAGGACATGGCGGGGCTCCGCGGCGGCAAGATGGCCAAGTTCGTCAAGCAGTACGCGGATCTGCGGACGGTACTCAGCGATGCCGCCAAGGCATACGGCGACGACGTCCGCTCCGGCCAGTTCCCCGGTCCTGAGCACTCCTTCTAG
- a CDS encoding SPOR domain-containing protein — translation MPEYWYNVNTHEVEEDAMSDWSQLIGPYKTRQEAEHALEKVKARNEAWDKGDED, via the coding sequence ATGCCCGAGTACTGGTACAACGTGAACACCCACGAGGTCGAAGAAGACGCGATGTCGGACTGGAGCCAGCTGATTGGCCCCTACAAGACCCGGCAGGAAGCGGAACACGCCCTCGAGAAGGTCAAAGCACGCAACGAGGCCTGGGACAAAGGCGACGAGGACTGA
- the map gene encoding type I methionyl aminopeptidase: MPSLASTAPTGTLTQGSVSPQRPVPASIPRPEYVGKPGPAKFTGSEVKSAETIAKIRVAGRIAAQAIVEVGKHIAPGVTTDELDRIGHEFLLDHNAYPSTLGYRGFPKSLCSSLNEVICHGIPDSTVVQDGDILNIDITAFIGGVHGDTNYTFLVGDVDEESRLLVERTKESLNRAIKAVAPGRQINVIGRAIESYAKRFGYGVVRDFTGHGVGEAFHTGLIIPHYDAAPAYNTVIEAGMVFTIEPMLTLGTIEWDMWADDWTVVTKDRKRTAQFEHTLLVTESGAEILTLP; encoded by the coding sequence ATGCCTTCCTTAGCCTCGACCGCACCCACCGGCACGCTCACCCAGGGATCTGTCAGCCCGCAGCGGCCTGTACCCGCGTCGATCCCGCGGCCCGAGTACGTCGGCAAGCCCGGCCCGGCGAAATTCACCGGCTCTGAGGTGAAGTCGGCCGAAACCATCGCGAAGATCCGCGTCGCGGGCCGGATCGCCGCCCAGGCGATCGTGGAAGTCGGAAAGCACATCGCGCCCGGCGTCACCACTGACGAACTTGACCGGATCGGCCACGAGTTCCTGCTGGACCACAACGCCTATCCCTCCACGCTCGGTTACCGCGGCTTCCCGAAGTCCCTGTGCTCCTCGCTCAACGAAGTCATCTGCCACGGAATTCCGGACAGCACGGTGGTGCAGGACGGCGACATCCTCAATATCGACATCACGGCGTTCATCGGCGGCGTGCACGGCGACACGAATTACACCTTCCTCGTCGGGGACGTGGACGAGGAATCGCGCCTGCTCGTGGAGCGGACGAAGGAATCCCTCAACCGGGCCATCAAGGCGGTGGCTCCCGGGCGGCAGATCAACGTGATCGGCCGCGCCATCGAGTCCTATGCCAAGCGCTTCGGCTACGGGGTGGTCCGCGACTTCACCGGGCACGGCGTCGGAGAAGCCTTCCACACCGGCCTCATCATTCCGCACTACGACGCCGCACCGGCGTACAACACCGTGATCGAAGCGGGCATGGTGTTCACCATCGAGCCCATGCTGACCCTTGGCACCATCGAATGGGACATGTGGGCGGACGACTGGACCGTGGTCACCAAGGACCGCAAGCGAACCGCCCAGTTCGAACACACGCTCCTGGTCACCGAATCGGGCGCGGAAATCCTCACGCTGCCCTAA